One region of Carya illinoinensis cultivar Pawnee chromosome 8, C.illinoinensisPawnee_v1, whole genome shotgun sequence genomic DNA includes:
- the LOC122319214 gene encoding UPF0496 protein At1g20180-like → MISSILIITKAPYNKYTKTPKLQSLFDISRQDLFQLAPFDFSVSAYCILLMTQMRKIGWPKLKFSFGRAGRALKERANSLSSKLSVNEEYMEAFRTESYIDIWSKVQGQLGRTNNVSTSSKLSSSPALPLYLHLSEYLLEPSQETLVEMIKGMNLHYLLMDYFEASFEACKVCELLLQSIHQTRANYRKIKLGRSGHDHADHYADKQYCQALLGELAAIAVSKNPLSNISTMQFRDIHDGHMALFHRLTSKYRTIKRGASFHRIWKRACGISLFISQTAVLILLLILALHSMVGIAAAPTLLTFSLGFSTKKMKGGCGGFKTRSLLDRLGEQLDVAAKGVYILINDFDTMSRMVKRLNDEVEHQKAVADMCVRNGKCELLKEVVREFHIHESSLLDQLEELEEHIYLCFLTINRSRRLVIQEIMEAHQ, encoded by the exons ATGATCTCCAGtatcttaatcattacaaaagCTCCATATAATAAGTACACAAAGACGCCAAAACTTCAGAGTTTATTTGATATCTCAAGACAGGATCTGTTCCAACTCGCACCTTTTGATTTCTCAGTTTCTGCTTATTGTATTCTTTTAATGACCCAGATGAGAAAGATTGGTTGGCCCAAGTTGAAATTTTCCTTCGGAAGGGCAG GCCGAGCTCTGAAGGAAAGGGCAAATAGCTTGTCAAGCAAGTTAAGCGTGAATGAAGAATACATGGAAGCTTTCAGAACCGAGTCTTACATAGACATATGGAGCAAAGTTCAAGGTCAGCTGGGAAGAACAAACAATGTTAGTACTAGCAGTAAACTCTCTTCATCGCCTGCTCTTCCTCTCTATCTGCATCTCTCCGAATATTTACTCGAACCAAGTCAAGAAACCCTAGTGGAAATGATAAAAGGCATGAATCTTCATTACCTTTTAATGGATTATTTTGAAGCCAGCTTTGAAGCGTGTAAAGTCTGTGAATTACTCCTTCAAAGCATCCATCAAACGCGTGCTAATTATAGAAAAATCAAGCTGGGTAGAAGTGGGCATGATCATGCTGATCATTATGCTGATAAGCAATATTGCCAGGCTCTCCTCGGTGAGCTTGCTGCAATTGCAGTGTCAAAAAACCCATTATCGAATATTAGTACAATGCAATTTCGTGATATTCATGATGGCCACATGGCATTGTTCCATAGACTAACATCAAAATACAGAACAATCAAAAGGGGAGCAAGCTTTCATAGAATTTGGAAGAGGGCTTGTGGGATTAGTCTTTTTATTTCACAAACTGCAGTTCTGATTCTGCTGCTGATATTAGCACTCCATAGCATGGTTGGAATCGCGGCAGCACCAACGCTACTTACATTTTCCTTAGGTTTCTCTACGAAGAAAATGAAGGGGGGTTGTGGAGGTTTTAAGACTAGATCATTGCTTGATAGACTTGGTGAGCAACTTGATGTTGCAGCCAAAGGGGTTTACATATTGATCAATGATTTCGATACGATGAGCCGGATGGTTAAGAGGTTAAACGATGAGGTAGAGCACCAGAAAGCTGTTGCGGATATGTGTGTTAGGAATGGGAAATGTGAACTATTAAAGGAGGTTGTGAGGGAATTTCATATCCACGAGTCAAGCCTTCTGGACCAGTTAGAAGAGCTTGAAGAACACATCTACTTGTGCTTTCTCACAATAAACAGGTCCAGGAGGCTTGTAATCCAAGAGATAATGGAGGCTCACCAATGA